One Oxobacter pfennigii genomic window, ATTGTATATTATGCTTGCAGGATGATATAACGGAAGAAGGAAAAAGGAACGCATATCCATTAGTGTACCATGGCTTTCTCCAATCGTGATTCTATCATCATCAATTATCGCTCTTAAAGATATATTACCCAGTGTCACAACAATCTTAGGTTTAATTATTTCAAGCTGTTTGATTAAATACGGCCGGCACAGCTTTACTTCTTCTTTATTTGGTGCCCGGTTAGAGAGTCTACCGGTTTTGGCATTTATTTTATAAGGCCTGAATTTTACAATGTTTGTAATATATATGTCTTCCCTATTTAACTTAAGGATTTCAAGAAACTCATCAAGGATTTTACCTG contains:
- a CDS encoding uracil-DNA glycosylase yields the protein MKNEQLEKLKRQCVDNVEKEFPGGDKVIVFGEGNTDTDIVLVGEAPGEKETLLARPFVGQAGKILDEFLEILKLNREDIYITNIVKFRPYKINAKTGRLSNRAPNKEEVKLCRPYLIKQLEIIKPKIVVTLGNISLRAIIDDDRITIGESHGTLMDMRSFFLLPLYHPASIIYNRKLKEIYQKDLVKLKCFIKDYINV